The following coding sequences lie in one Sphingomonas sp. M1-B02 genomic window:
- a CDS encoding SDR family oxidoreductase has product MKTQGNTILITGGGSGIGAALAQRFHDAGNSVIVAGRRLDALEAACAGRPNMHAMTLDVESAEGVADFAERLLAAHPQVNVLINNAGIMRFEDATQRRDLADAEATIATNLLGPIRLIDALVDHLRGRADAAIVNVTSGLAYVPLLTTPTYNATKAAIHSYTVALRELLKGEVEVIELAPPAVQTGLTPGQENRPGYQPLEEFAAEVMALFGQVPTPAEILVERVKFLRDAEAEGRFDATLLQLNAMAKAAREG; this is encoded by the coding sequence ATGAAGACTCAAGGCAACACCATCCTGATCACCGGCGGCGGATCGGGGATCGGCGCGGCGCTGGCGCAGCGCTTCCACGACGCGGGCAACAGCGTGATCGTCGCCGGGCGGCGGCTGGACGCGCTGGAGGCGGCATGCGCGGGGCGGCCGAACATGCATGCGATGACGCTCGATGTGGAAAGCGCGGAGGGCGTGGCGGACTTTGCCGAGCGGCTCTTGGCAGCGCATCCGCAGGTCAACGTTCTGATCAACAATGCCGGGATCATGCGCTTCGAGGATGCGACCCAGCGCCGCGACCTGGCCGATGCCGAGGCGACGATCGCGACAAACCTGCTCGGGCCGATCCGGCTGATCGATGCGCTGGTCGATCATCTGCGCGGCCGGGCGGATGCGGCAATCGTCAACGTGACGTCGGGGCTGGCTTATGTGCCGCTGCTGACCACGCCGACCTACAATGCGACCAAAGCGGCGATCCACAGCTATACGGTGGCGCTGCGCGAACTGCTGAAGGGTGAGGTGGAGGTGATCGAGCTGGCGCCGCCGGCGGTGCAGACGGGGCTGACGCCGGGGCAGGAGAACCGGCCGGGCTATCAGCCGCTGGAAGAGTTTGCGGCGGAGGTGATGGCGCTGTTCGGCCAGGTGCCGACGCCTGCGGAGATATTGGTGGAGCGGGTGAAGTTCCTGCGCGATGCGGAGGCCGAGGGGCGTTTCGATGCCACGCTGCTGCAGTTGAACGCGATGGCGAAAGCGGCGCGGGAGGGGTGA